Genomic segment of Aquarana catesbeiana isolate 2022-GZ linkage group LG02, ASM4218655v1, whole genome shotgun sequence:
tttagtggggctttgatgaggctttggtggggcttcgatgaggcttcaagagggcttcaatgaggctttggtggggcttcaatgaggctttggtggggcttcaatgaggcttcagtggggctttaatgaggcttcggtggggcttttatgaggctttggtggggctttgatgaggctttggtggggcttcaatgaggcttcagtggggctttggtggggcttcgatgaggctttggtggggcttcgatgaggctttggcggGAGGAGCCCATGAGGCTTCGGTGGGACTTCAAtgaggcttcagtgaggcttcggtgaggcttggtggggcttagatgaggctttgtggggctttgatgaggctttggtggggctttggtgaggatttgtggggcttcgatgaggcttcggtggggctttgatgaggcttcggtggggcttcggtgaggatTCGttgggcttcaatgaggctttggtgggacttcaatgaggcttcagtgaggcttcggtgaggcttcatggggcttagatgaggctttgtggggctttgatgaggctttggtggggctttggtgaggatttgtggggctttgatgaggctttggtgaggattcatggggcttcgatgaggcttcggtggggtttcagtggggcttcaagcgagctttgccacagacatctatggaggctttgaagatgctttgatgCACCACTGAAgatacatggggtatcatttttgacgcgaagccgaagcaaagcaaagtgTAAAAAGGACTGTAagccaaccattttatttagtgacaggagctctgactggcgttcagagagctttaccaaagcctgtccgaagccttgtttaaGCCGAAAGGAAGTGTAATGGAGCCCTTACTCTATGAATGATTTGTCTTCCTAAATAATTGTGACATTGCTTCGTAAGCACATAGAAGAATAGATTGTATGTGGGTGGAAGATGACCCAATCCTTGCACCACATCTCAACATTTTATTAGAAATCGTTCAGGTAGAGATGGACTTTTCAGGTGCacataaaaaaaacagcaacaatatattatataaaatgtacAAATCCATGTATTTATTTCATTAAAGTGACTTAATAAAACCAATAATAATCATATTACGGTCTTGTTTGACCTTCGTTGGTTTGGTCAACATATATTAAGCTACAGATGTTATTTGCTCAATAATGACAAAATGGTTTCATTCAACAGTAGTTGGTCCAATCAGCATTCAATGACAGATATTACATTCTTGACGTGTTTCGCAAAAAGTgcagcttcttcaggagttatTGCAGCATAGATAACTGTATACAACACACAACACAGTGAATGGGTAAGTgtccatttttttgtgcttttttgtgttctTGCATTacatgtattatgttttttttttttttgtgtgtgttttgttttgtataCAGTTATCTATACAGTAACTCCTGAAGAAGCCGTGcttttggtgaaacatgtagagaatgTCCTGCTCTACCTGAACAATTTCTAAGCACGTATAATTTGGCAGACTCTTTTGAATATATACCCTTCTCAATTTTTATATTATAGCTTGGCAGATAGACCGACATTTAAAAGATGTTTTTTGTAAAGTTTATAAAATTAGTTAAATCTGAAATGTATccaatgtttttaaccacttccagtctggagatattctgacatttctctcctatttGTTAAAAacaccatatttatttatttttttgtgctagaaaactacttagaacccccagacgttatatatattttttttaaatcagaggccctggagaatcaaatggtgggtgctgcaattttttttatgtcaacaCAGGATTTGCACGGCAGTTTTTCAACGCAAATTTTAATTGGGGGGAAAAATGCTTTTAATGAATTGTAATGCACAAAAACATAACATATAACCCAGttgtttttataaaatataaaagatgatgttacgccaagtaaatagataccaaacatgtcgcacTTCAAAATTGCCCCAAGCCCGTGGAATGGCGCccgaactacggtacctaaacatctccataggcgacaatttaaTCTCATCTGGTCTGCAAAGcatggtgggggaggggtgagGGGAATAACTGTGTGGCTGTcaatgcagcagctgaaagtcggcatctcctctcccctcctttacaggttaccagtttagaattccAGAGGAGGTCCGATGCTGGAATTATTATTCTCACACGTGTGGTGTAATCGCCATTTACATACACATGCGGGACCGACGCACGGCTTTACATTTGTGTGTGaatggggtgctttttttttttttaattattattattatttgtttttgtttacttttttatcacttttattgctcttgaaaagggatgaacaacatcccttgtgatagccatGACAGGTCCCTTTTTTTGGAGAGgtctggagtctattagacccaaaATCTCTCATCTGGTCTGCAAAGCTTGGGGGGGGGGAATAACCGTGTGGCTGTcaatgcagcagctgaaagttggcATCTCCTCTTCCCTCCTTTCAGCTTCTGTATTGAGAGTCACAAAAGATCTGTTCCAGTAATTTCCCCCACCTGCCGCACTGATCGATCTCTCCTGTCCACTATCAGATTCCCCCCGTTGCCTGGGCCCCCCTATGTGTGCCCACctctctggcttccctcctctccttccagcaGCTGCAGGCACAAAGAAGGATCTTTAAGATGGAGAGCAGGGCAAGGGAGGTGGGCTACAAATATGTCTTTACTAGCCCTTTTCTTTTCTAAATGAATATAGTGAGTGAtaagtactgatcactcactgagtTCATTCTTAaaaaatgaagcatagtaaacttccTATGCTTCAcagtttatgaatggggaggagcTCCTGTCTCCTGGTcgttcatctgcagtgcagctgaggctgcagaaagaaACCGGGGAATGGGTTTCCTCAGTCCCTTCCTCTGCCTAtgaagtgagacttcaggggtctgctcagaccccccgatatctcaccaaagactccataggaaaaaaaaaaaagaaaagaaaaaaaaattcaaaaatttaaagaaaaaaattgtaaaaaaaaaaaaaattaaaaattgtaaaaaaaaaatcagactaatATTTCTAATCAGACTAAACAGCCACGTTCAATATGTAGCATAATTCAGCCACACCCACCGTTTGCcgcaggtcaccatctccctgttAGGGGCCCCAGTGCATCTCTTTGCCCAGGGACATGGTGCTATTAGGATGAGACTGGCTACTGCCATGCCTAATTCTGCCCAACTGCCCAACCCAGTACTGCCCAACCAATGTCAACTTATCCCCTCTGATAATTTCTCCTAAAGTAGGTCATTGGTGGACCTTTACCATCACCGAGGATGCTCATTTCTTGACTTCTTTTTTTAATGCAGGCACATCAGATTACCCAGGAAATGTGGAACTCCACCAGCTTCCACCCTGATTATTTCCTCCTGATAGGAATTCCTGGCCTGGAGGACGCACATCTCCTGATCTCCATCCCCTTCTCCATCATGTATGTTCTGTCATTTCTGGGAAACTCTACGATAATATTGGTTATCTCAACCAATGAGATTCTCCACCAGCCAATGTATACCTTCTTGATGATGTTGGCACTCAGTGATGTCCTCTTGAGCTCTTCTACTGTCCCAAAGACCCTCAGCATCTTCTGGTTTAATTCTCATGAGATCTCCTTCAACGGATGCCTCACTGAGGTGTTCTTCATCCATTTCACTTTTGTCATTGAGTCGGCCATTTTGCTCTTCATGGCCTATGACCGTTACTGTGCCATATGTCACCCTTTAACATATGCTAAAACTCTTACCAACTCCTTCATAGTCAAGGCAGCCATGATGACCGTTTTCAGAAGTTTCTGCATGGTACTACCATTCGTCTTTCTACTTACGAGATTACCTTTTCAGCAAAGCAACGTGATAGAGCACACCTACTGTGAGCACATGTCGGTGGCCAAGCTGGCTACTGCTGACATACAAGTCAATGTGGTGTATGGACTGGTCATAGCCGCTTCTTCATCTGGTGTAGACATGATCCTCATTATAGTGTCCTATGGTGTAATAATCTCAGCAGTTCTGAGGCTCCCATCCTCTGAGGCTCGTTTCAAGGCCTTCAATACATGCGTGTCTCACATCTGTGTGATTATTCTCTTCTACATcccggcatttttttcttttatagctcaCAGAGTCGGTCACAAATACATTTCTCTGCAGTTCCACATTATTTTTGCTAACCTCTATGTCATCATTCCACCAATGATGAACCCAATCATCTATGGAGTAAGAACGAGAGAAATACGGGAGAAGACATTCTTCATATTTACTAGAATGACCAGTAATAGACCAGGAAGAGGGGTGACCTTCCTCTAAGAACATTGGTGACAAAGAGATGGTTTTGATTTCATGGCTGCTGTATAAATTGTAGAAAAAAACTTTTTGGTGTTCCTTAAGCTGACATCAAATTGTAGATGGGTCTCCTCAATCTGACATCAAATTGTAGATGGGTCTCCTCAATCTGACATCAAATTGTAGATGGGTCTCCTCAATCTGACATCAAATTGTAGATGGGTCTCCTCAATCTGACATCAAATTGTAGATGGGTCTCCTCAATCTGACATCAAATTGTAGATGGGTCTCCTCAATCTGACATCAAATTGTAGATGGGTCTCCTCAATCTGACATCAAATTGTAGATGGGTCTCCTCAATCTGACATCTATATGTAGATGGGTCTCCTCAATCTGACATCTATTTGTAGATGGGTCTCCTCAATCTGACATCAAATTGTAGATGGGTCTCCTCAATCTGACATCAAATTGTAGATGGGTCTCCTCGATCTGACATATAATTGTAGATGGGTCTCCTCAATCTGACATCAAATTGTAGATGGGTCTCCTCGATCTGACATATAATTGTAGATGGGTCTCTTCGATCTGACATATAATTGTAGATGGGTCTCCTCAATCTGACATCTAATTGTAGATGGGTCTCCTCAATCTGACATCAAATTGTAGATGGGTCTCCTCAATCAGACATCTATTTGTAGGTGGATCTCCTCTATATTCAGATTTAGGGGTGGAAATGTGTCTTTCCTAAATGTATCTTTATTAGATCAGTATATATTCCAAGACATGTGTTCTTATACTGGCTATAGGATGCTTTCTTATTTTAGATGTTGTGTCTGAACTTATAAATTGTACAAtaaaaattgatttgaattttaccTTATGGATCCCGTGTTCTCTATAAAAATTACATTAATGTAACCAAATGTAGCCACCAGGAGCCGTTATCAGAGGACATTTTACAactggggtaggcaacctttcaaagGTTCAGATCTACCTGGGCAACATGTAGGAAAGGAAATCAAAGATccccggcagggggggggggggtttgaggcgTTGGCATCacccattaaaataaataaataaagcattcaataaaaacacatagtgtgtcacagtagtgtcttctgccccacttcaaatcacccccccccaaaCAGTAGtatcctctgtcataccctcccccATAGTTGTGTCCTCTGCCTCTTTTCACATCACCCCCCTATTAATATACTagccccccccactgtagtgtcctctgccccccctcctcccacaaaCATGGTAGTGTCCTCTGACCCTCCTACACAtaatagtgtcttctgccccccccaacagtagtgtcctctgaCCCACCCcagagcagtgtcctctgcccccctgccccaattttagtgtcctctgcccccccatagcagtgtcttctgccatccccctccactgtagtgccctctgcccccctccactgCAGTGTCCACTGCtgtccctccccccacacacacatggtAGGGTCTTCTGACCCCCCCAACAGTAGTGTGATCTATAGCAGTGTCCTCTTGCCCCCTCCCTCCATTGTAATGCCCTCTTCCCCCCCATAGTAGTATCCTCTGCCACCCTCTCCACTGTagggtcctctgccccccttcccacATGCACACATGATAGTGTTCTCTGACACTCCCACACATGGTAGTATCGTCTGACCCCcccaactgtagtgtcctctgccccacccaaaagcagtgtcctctgccccccctcccccattgtagtgtcctctgcccccatagcagtgtcctctgcctcccccattgtagtgtcctctgcccccatagcagtgatctcttcccccctccccccactgtagtgccctctaccccccccatagcagtgtcctctgcccccctcccccattgtagtgtcctctgccccccatagcagtgtcctctccccccccattgtagtgtcctctgcccccatagcagtgatctcttcccccctccccccactgtagtgccctctcccccccccccaccccatagcagtgtcctctgcctcccccattgtagtgtcctctgcccccatagcagtgatctcttcccccctccccccactgtagtgccctctaccccccccatagcagtgtcctctgcccccctcccccattgtagtgtcctctgccccccatagcagtgtcctctccccccccattgtagtgtcctctgcccccatagcagtgatctcttcccccctccccccactgtagtgccctctcccccccccaccccatagcagtgtcctctgcctcccccattgtagtgtcctctgcccccatagcagtgatctcttcccccctccccccactgtagtgccctctacccccccccatagcagtgtcctctgcccccctcccccattgtagtgtcctctgccccccatagcagtgtcctctccccccccattgtagtgtcctctgcccccatagcagtgatcttttcccccctccccccactgtagtgccctctccccccccacaccccatagcagtgtcctctgcccctctatgGCTGTTTCCCATCTCACTCCCAACACACAGGTGTAGGTGTCTCTCTCCTACCTTACAGTGATTGTATATGACATTGGAGTTGAGAGGTTGCATGGTGCTGGATGGAGGACGGGACCAGGAGCTGCTTTAGTTAACTGCTTATGTTAACAAGCTGaagattggttgctaggacagcctagcaaccaatcatctgctAGTTAACTTGCAAAGTTAATTAAAGCAGCTCCCAGTCCTGCCCTCCATCCAGCACAGCTTTGCCTCTCGCTCCTTTCTGCTAGTGAAGGAAGAGCAATGCTGGTGGAGCCTGGGGGAAGCATCGGCACAGCCCTGATCAAGATCTACCTTTCGGCTTCCTGCGATCACCGGGTAGCTCGCGACCCCAGCTTTACAGCATCTGCCACAGTGAGGCTGTTCCCTCAAGTGCTCATGTTGGGATCTGACTTGTTACATTCAGAATGCAGAGTGAATGAAAACTTACAGAAGAGTGgaggatcttgggacatgtagtccaaagaGCTCAAATATACATTGAACTCTGATTGTtgtggactacaagttccagccagCTGGGGGAAGAGAATAGAATGCTGAGAGGGTTGATAAATACCCTGTGTTGGGGAGGAGTTGGTCTCTTGGGACCACGGCCTTCATCTAGGAGCAGTGACCTGGATGGTCAGAGAGAGTGCAGCGGAGTCCGTGGAGATTGTGTGGATACACCTGTTACTGGCAAGGTCCAATCATCGGGTCGCAGCAAGGAGGTCACCCACATCACCCGCATCACAGATCCAGCCTCAAAGAGAGTGCAGTCAATAAGTACAGCTAGGGCTACTGATACGGGGTAGCACCAGTCGTCATATCCAGGGTCATATCCAGGGTCCAGGCCAGTAGGGGGGGCCAGGCAGCAGGGAAATTGGATATGGGCAGTAGAGGGGGTGATCAGTAAAGTGGGGGGGAATTAGAGGAGCTGATCCCCTGTGTGtgtctccctgcagcagctaaaagctggcttctcctctccctcgCATTGGCTTTtaactgctgcagggagagacacagagtGGATCGATTCCTGTAATTGCCCCACCTCACCCCCCATGCCTCACCGATCCCCTTCCCTGTCCAGGATtcgattccccctgctgcccactaataaggattttagtgtttttttaattaaaatataattGTAATATTTTTTTGGAGAGGCTCTGTCagatagaaatcacggggccctgtaCAGCTTATCAGCAGCCCTGAGTACAGCATCTGCAGGAGCCTGATGCTGGATCTGTGCACCATCCCTCCTGAGCTTGGTATCCCTTGGACTGGTGAGTGGGCATCTGCCCAGCCTCTTTGCACCCAAGAACActacatgcagacacctttactttACCTTCCTCATTACAGCGCTATAAGCAGACATCTGCAACACATATTGTACTGCTGAATGTTGTTATCTCACAAGTACTTTGGGCCCCTTCATTTGAGTTAGCTGAAGATTCAGGCATCAACGAAAAGGGACTCCTttctcaccccctcccccacaaagTACATGAACGTTGGGAATTTATCTGGACACATATCGCCAAGGAACTCTCTTATATTTGGAGACTGGGGTCATAGACTTTAGATACAGCCTGCTGAGCTGCGTAAAGTGTTTGTGTTCATTGGCGTTGGTGTCAGGAGGTTAAAGGGAGTAGTCTGACTCCAAAGTAGTcatggagagacacagacacaggtaaTTGTTCCAGGTATTTCCTCCCCCgacactgatccccatccctgttctgatccccctccctgttctgatccccccctgtgtgccccccctgtATCTGTGCCTCCCCCCCAACATTAGTGTTCAGATGCTGGCTGTAACAACAATCTCTtcaagcattggtggtcagtggctggctaGAACAATAAACCCTTCAAGTGTTGGTGATCAGTGGCTGGCTTTAAAAATTAACCCTctaagcattggtggtcagtggctaaCTGGAATAATAAACCCTCCAAACATTGGGGATCAGTGGCTGGCtggagcaattacccctcccccccagaaTGGCATCAAGTGTCAGTGGCTGGCTGGAACAATAAACCTTCAAGCATCAGTGATCAGTGGCTGGAATAATAAACTCCccaaacattggtggtcagtggctggctggagcaattacccccccccccagcatcaaatGTCAGTGGCTGGCTGGAACAATAAACTCTCAATAAACCCTCCAAGCTCTGGGGTCAGTGACTGCCTGGGACAATAAACAATCCcaccattggtgatcagtggctaTCTGGAACAATAGACCCTCCAAGCATTGGTGGTCATTGGCTGGCTTGAACAATAACCCACCTAATATTAGTGGTCATGACTAGCTGGAACAATAAACCCTCCCTCCCGCCAACATTGGTGGCTTTACCTGGAAGTCTTTTCCTTGATCAAAGGGAACCAGCAGTAGCTCTGATAATTGAGCTCTGAAACACCCAATAAGACACCTGATAGCACAGAGCTGCCTGTACTGTCTCCCTCTTCTATTTTCTGATTGAACACTGGAAAGAGGACGCAGGACAGTGTGTGGGGTGCTGGAATTCAGAGTGCTGAAATACCCCCATTGTGTATATTACTGGCCAGTACAGGACCAGTGCCAGGAGGTGCCAATCTACAGTACCCCCCATTGTGTATATCACTGGCCAGTACAGGACCAGTGCCAGGAGGTGCCGATACACAGTACCCCCCCATTGTGTATATCACTGACCAGTAAAGGACCAGTACCAGGAGGTGCCGATACACAGTACCCCCCCATTGTGTATATCACTGGCCAGTACAGGACCAGTGCCAGGAGGTGCCGATACACAGTACCCCCCATTGTGTATATCACTGGCCAGTACAGGACCAGTACCAGAAGGTGCCGATACACAGTACCCCCCATTGTGTATATCACTGGCCAGTACAGGACCAGTGCCAGGAGGTGCCGATACACAGTACCCCCCATTGTGTATATCACTGGCCAGTACAGGACCAGTACCAGAAGGTGCCGATACACAGTACCCCCCATTGTGTATATCACTGGCCAGTACAGGACCAGAGCCAGGAGGTGCCGATACACAGTACCCCCCATTATGTATATCACTGGCCAGTACAGGACCAGAGCCAGGAGGTGCCGATACACAGTACCCCCCATTATGTATATCACTGGCCAGTACAGGACCAGAGCCAGGAGGTGCCGATCTACAGTACCCCCCATTATGTATATCACTGGCCAGTACAGGACCAGAGCCAGGAGGTGCCGATACACAGTACCCCCCATTgtgtatgtagcaaggtcccaggtctCCAGAGACCTAATGGTGGCCTTCAGAGTTAGAGACAGCTGAcctccttctgtatagagtgggttacaaggcatggtgggtgtaatgcaaggtatattcatggacgccagacacttcttgaatgcaaagagatttattttctcttaaacagaactgtgggagagagggtttagggccaggacacccttaagtggttgcaatgttaattggcagactctgagacttctataggcagacagccaagcagggaaaggcatccagcaaaacACCAAATCTCCatgtgtaggatcgctgtctcctatggcaacggtcttgtaacagtttctaacacaagttgtaacaaacttctttactccctcttctacaatctcctcttgtagacttgctgatccacggccactggatctcctgagctcttccaaccttctcactcagtatcttcctcaagcgttatccctgctgggtccctagcttggcattcacagatactcctcaagcgtcacccccctgTCTTGGCACAGAAGCCTGCTTTttaagcatcacctctgctggttgggtccctggcttgacacctgctgaagtttccagattcttcaccgtccccggttggtgagaatactgctccggtacttgcttcagataCTCACTGGGGtccccggtaataaggtggatggtcccttagtggtgacattttcccctctacctccaaccaggaCAGGTTCTCAAGcctgcagaactgtcacttctggtagGACTGCAagtcgcaatcccaaccctacgctgctcacttgcttctggataggccctcagacagcctagcagccagaaaccccaggataggcctcaggctctggcctagcagcctggggcaatacgacacacgtccacccagacagccgtccaggtggcacagaaccccaatcacctgacctcatccgaatatataggctctcccagcaggacaAGCGATTctagaagatccctgcccattggctgagataccccatatacccataacctgaccttgcaccTAGCaaaagaagagagaagtgcagcaattccagaattacgGCAAAGTCAGTTGACCCCCCTGGCAATTGGCCAAGACAACTATCACTTGGTAGATAAATTTaaaagcaaccctgcctaaacatctggGTGCTACATGTATATCACTGGTCAGTACAGGACCAGTGCCAGGAGGTGCCGATACACAGCcccattggccccataaagaatgaggaaggacatctggatacaaaggatggggagatggcgaaggtattgaatttattcttctcctcagtcttcataagggaatcggggggcttcagtaaccaaaactgcagtgtttatcctcaggactagggatgagccgaacaccccccggttcggttcgcaccagaacctgcgaacggaccgaaagttcgcacgaacgttagaaccccattgacgtctatgggactcgaacgttcaaaatcaaaagtgctcattttaaaggctaatttgcatggtattgtcctaaaaagggtttggggacccgggtcctaccccaggggacatgtatcaatgcaaaaaaaacttttaaaaacggccgttttttcgggagcagtgattttaatgatgcttaaagtaaaaaaaaaaaaaagtgaaatattcctttaaatatcgtacctggggggtgtctatagtattcctgtaaagtggcgcgtgtttcctgtgcttagaacagtccctgcaccaaatgtcatttttaaagaaaaaaaagtcatttaaaactgcttgcgggtttaatgtaatgtcgggtcatggcaatatggatgaaaatcagtgagacaaacggcatgggtaccccccagtccattaccaggccctttgggtcttgtatggatattaagggaaaccccgcacccaaattaaaataaggaaaggtgtggagccaccaggccctatatactctgaacagcagtatacaggcggtgcaaacaagacagggactgtaggtttgttgttaagtagaatctctttgtaattttgaacgggtacatttttaacgtgtttagctccacccaaaaaatcttttttaagctttttggaaaacatagggaagggttatcacccctgtgacatttgttttgctgtctttcctcctcttcagaagatttcacctcactttttgtcccaatgaaaaatgttttttgaaaatttgggttttttagtgaaacaaggattggaaagcatcagtggaaaggagaaaagtttttcccatattaactcttacaggagagaatttctcttcctaggggtagatttcatctcacttcctgttgtctccttccgtttgcaagtaggagtcatttgtaagttagatgtttgaaagtagggtcctgccctatatactcagcagaaatttgggccttaggtgttgttgtggccacaacactgtaagccctcacagggccctgctgtgaaatattagatcaagaattgtaattacatgcccctgttgaacaggagctgaaaaattaggccttaggcactggtgctggtgccacaacactgcaacccctcacagacactctagttggaacgcaggaacgagccctgctgcaaagtattacatcaaaaattgtaattacacgcccctgttaaacaggggctgaaaaattgtgccttaggcactggtggtggcgcccagaaccaaaaatgttcttacaagctatcagcgtgatgattgaggaggaagaggataattactcagggatagtcactcagcatcagcataggcagtctttgaagggatctgagatttcaaaaaaaattattcggttacatcagcatcaggtgcttggtagctggtggtgatccaagactgattcatttttatgaaggtcagtcgatcgaccgagtcagtggacagacgcaccctgtgatcggttaccacgcctccagcagcactgaatgtgcgttccgaaagaacgctggatgcaggacaggccagtagctcaattgcatactgtgcaagctctggccagtgatccatcctcaagacccagtaacccagaggattttcggtgggaaaggtgtccaagtctgatcttgcccctaggtattcctgcaccatgtaaaacagacgctggcgatggttgctggaaccgatcataccttggggctgcggaccaaaaaattgtctgaacgcatcggtcagacggccaccttctccaccgctccttctttgactgaccgaagcctcagcaacacgttgtccagaaacaggagtttgtaacctcccagtctctgggaacgcgttgcacagacctttctgcaaggcctcccgaagatgtttcatcctctgctccctctgcgatggcaagataaggtccgtaaccttacccttgtaacgtggatcaaggagggttgccagccagtattggtccttctccttgataccacgaat
This window contains:
- the LOC141126388 gene encoding olfactory receptor 52H1-like, whose protein sequence is MQAHQITQEMWNSTSFHPDYFLLIGIPGLEDAHLLISIPFSIMYVLSFLGNSTIILVISTNEILHQPMYTFLMMLALSDVLLSSSTVPKTLSIFWFNSHEISFNGCLTEVFFIHFTFVIESAILLFMAYDRYCAICHPLTYAKTLTNSFIVKAAMMTVFRSFCMVLPFVFLLTRLPFQQSNVIEHTYCEHMSVAKLATADIQVNVVYGLVIAASSSGVDMILIIVSYGVIISAVLRLPSSEARFKAFNTCVSHICVIILFYIPAFFSFIAHRVGHKYISLQFHIIFANLYVIIPPMMNPIIYGVRTREIREKTFFIFTRMTSNRPGRGVTFL